TCGGTGGCCAGCGCGTTGTTCATGTCGGGAACGAGCTTGAGCGCCTTGACGATCGCGTACCCGAGCAGATGGGTGAAGCTCACCTTCCCGCCGCGGCTGCGGGCGAGATGGTTGTTGATGACGATGCGGTTGTCGATGAGCAGCTTCGCCGGCACCGAGCGGACGCTGGTCGCGGTCGGCACCTCCAGGCTCTGCTCCATGTTGGTGACGATGCGGGCGGCGACACCCTTCAACGGCACCTTCTCGTCCTCGGCGTCGACGGACTGGACCGGAGCAACGCCACCGTCACGGGAGATCGGGCGGGCGTTGGACAGCTCGTGCTGCTTGGGGTCGAGGGTCGGCACCCGGCCGGGGTTGCGGTCGGAGCGGGACTTCTCCGTCTTGGCCTGCGGAGCGGCGGACGGGTCGGCGTCGGCGGCCTTGGAATCGCCCGGCTGGACGTTTTCGGCGTTGCCCTCGGCGGACCGAGCCTTGTCCCTCTCGGAGCTGTTCGCGGAAGCGTCCTTCGACGGCTTCGCAGCGGCCTTCTCGCCGTTCTTGTCCGCAGTGTTCTCGGCGGTCTTCTCGGCGCTGCCGTTCGAGGAGCTCTTGGACGAGCCGTTGCTCGAGCCGGACTCGGCACTCGGTTCGTAGTCGGCGAAGAAACTCCACCAGGCCTTGTCGACCGAGTTCTTGTCCTGCAGGTACTGCTCGTAGAGCTCGTCGACCAACCACTCGTTGGGGCCGAAGCTTGCGAGCGGCTCGGAAGGCTGGGACACGCTGATGCGCCTCTTTCGTTTGTGTCGCCGATCGAATCGCCCGTGTGGGGTGACACACAGACAAACCCCAGCCTACGCCTGCAGGCTGGGGTTCGCCCGTGTGGGTCGAGTGCTGTTGCGTTGTGTCTCAGGCGACGTCGCGGCGGTTGGTCAACCACGTCCCGATGGCCACGAAGACGGCCGCGTAGAGCAGCAACATCAGCGTGCCCTGCCACCAGTTCAGCATCACGCTCTCGGGGTCGCCGTTGTACCCACCGAGGACCGCATTGGTGGCCTGACTCGGGAAGAACTTCACCACGTCGCGGCCACCGTCGATCAGTGTGCCGACCACCGACAGGATCGGTTCGAGGATGAACGCGATGCCGACGCCGACCAGGATCGCGGCGACCTGGTTAGGGATCATCACGCCCAGGCCGAGTCCGATGAGCGCCCAGAGGCCGAGTACGAGCAGCACCAGCAGGAGCGAACGGGTGAGCGTGCCTGCTTCGGGGAACGCCTGCATCCCACGCGCCGACAGGATCGTCGCGCCGGTGATGACCGATCCGGCGAGGAACACCAGGCCGTACAGCACACCGAAACCGAGCAGCGCGATCACCTTCGAGGCGATCATGACCGGACGTCGTGGTTCGGCCAACAGCGTGCCGGTGATCGTCTTGTGCCGATACTCCGAGCCGATCGTCATGATGCCGATGACCATCAGGAACACGTATCCGAAGCCGACACCGCTGGTATAGGTGTTGATCGCGATCTGCAGGGGTGTGAACGTCGGCATCCCTTCCTGATCGGAGTCGGTCTGGGAGATCGAGCCGAACAGCAACGCGAACAGCGCCCCGCACAGGAACAACGCGATCGCCATCCCCCACCACAGGCGGGTCGTCATCAGTTTCTGGATCTCTGCCTTGATCGCGCGGCCCATCAGCGCACGCCCCCTTCTGTCGGAGCCTGGTCCTGCGGTGCGCCGGCCCCCGTTTCGGGGCCGGGCGCGTCACCCAGGTTGCGGTTGCGCGCGGTGCCCTGGCTGGTGAGTTCGAAGAACAGTGCTTCGAGGTCGGCGCGCTGACGGGCGAGTTCGTGCACCGGCACGCGTGCCTGGAACGCGACGTCACCGACCGCGGCGGGGTTGTCGCTGTAGGCCACCACGATCCCCGCCTCCTCGCCGGGCTCGACCCGGAAACCGGACGCGGTGAGCGCCTCGGCCAGTTCACGGGCGCCGGGCGTGCGCACGCGCACCTTCGGTTCGCCGCGTAGTTCGTCGATCTGCCCCTGGCGGATCAGCTTGCCGTTGGCCAGGATGATCACGTCGTCCACCGTCTGTTCGACCTCGGACAGCAGGTGGCTGGAGACCAGGATGGTCTTGCCCTCGGCCGCCAGGTGGCGCAGGAACCCGCGCAGCCAGCGGATGCCCTCGGGATCCAGACCGTTCGCCGGCTCGTCCAGCACCAGGATGTCCGGGTCGCCGAGCAGTGCGCCGGCCAGTCCGAGCCGCTGACGCATACCCATCGAGTAGCCGCCGGCGCGTTTCTTCGCAGCCGCCGGGATGCCGACGAGTTCGAGGAGTTCATCGGCGCGGCTCTTCGGCAGGCCGGCGGACGTGGCGAGCACACGTAGGTGATCGCGTCCGGTGCGTCCGGGGTGGAAGTTCGTGGCCTCGAGTGCCGAGCCGACGGTGCGCAGCGGGTCGGCGAGCTTGACGTACGGGACGCCGCCGATGGTGGAGCCGCCGGACGTCGGCCGGATGAGCCCCAGGATCATGCGGAGCGTCGTGGTCTTGCCGGCGCCGTTCGGCCCGAGGAAGCCGGTGATCCGGCCCGGTTCGACGTTGAAGGACAGGTCGTCAACGGCCCGGAAGCCCTTGAACGACTTGGTGAGGTTGTGCACCTCGATGCGTCCGCGTCCGGCTTTCGGCGCAGCGCTGGCTGGTGGAGCTGACACGTGGGGACCCCTGTCGACGCGTACCTGAACAGGACCCATCCCATCATCCGCTCGGGTGAGTCCGACCAACAGCCCCGCGGCCGTCCCGCGACGGCACTGCGGCGAGACGACGAACGCCCCACGTCCGAGGGGACGTGGGGCGTTCGATCGCAGACTTCAGCCCTTGGCCATGCCGTCCTTGATCAGGTTCATCACCGAGGAGTCGGCGAGCGTGGTGACGTCGCCCACCTCGCGGTTCTCGGCGACGTCCTTGAGCAGACGGCGCATGATCTTGCCCGAGCGGGTCTTGGGCAGTTCGGGAACGACCAGGATCTGCCGAGGCTTGGCGATCGGACCGATCTCCTTGGCGACATGGTTGCGCAGTTCCTGCACGGTGTCGTCGCCGTCGTCCTCGAAGCCTTCGCGCAGGATGACGAACGCGCACACGGCCTGGCCGGTGGTCTCGTCCGTGGCTCCCACCACCGCGGCTTCGGCCACGGATTCGTGTGACACCAGGGCGGATTCGATCTCCGCGGTCGACAGTCGGTGACCCGAGACGTTCATGACGTCGTCGACGCGGCCGAGCAGCCAGATGTTGCCGTCGGCGTCGTACTTGGCGCCGTCACCGGCGAAGTAGTACTTCTCACCGAACCGGCTCCAGTAGGTGTCGCGGTAGCGCTGGTCGTCGCCCCAGATGGTGCGCAGCATCGCGGGCCACGGCTTGGTGAGCACCAGGTAGCCGACCTTCTCCGGTTCGGTGAACGGCTCACCCATGTCGTCCAGGATCTCGGCCGCGATGCCGGGAATCGGCCTCTGCGCCGAACCCGGCTCCAGAGTGGTCAGTCCGGGCAACGGCGAGATCATGATGCCGCCGGTCTCGGTCTGCCACCAGGTATCGACGATCGGCGCCTTACCGCCACCGATGTTCTCGCGGTACCACCGCCACGCCTCGGGGTTGATCGGTTCGCCGACCGAACCCAGCAGGCGGATGGACGACAGGTCGAACTTCGCCGGGATGTCGTTGCCCCACTTCATGAACGTGCGGATCGCGGTGGGTGCCGTGTAGAGGATCGTGACGCCGTACTTCTGCACGATCTCCCACCAACGACCCTGGTGCGGAGTGTCGGGGGTGCCCTCGTAGAGCACCTGCGTGGCGCCGTTCGCCAGCGGTCCGTAGACGATGTAGGAGTGGCCGGTGACCCAGCCGACATCGGCGGTGCACCAGTACACGTCGGTCTCGGGGTGCACGTCGTGCACGATCGAGTTCGTGTACGCGGCCTGCGTCAGGTAACCGCCGGACGTGTGCAGGATGCCCTTCGGCTTACCGGTCGTGCCCGAGGTGTACAGGATGAACAGCGGGTGTTCGGCGTCCATCGGCTCGGCGGTGTGCTCGTCGGACTGGCGGTCGACCACGTCGTGCCACCACAGGTCGAGGTCGTCGTTCCAGGCCACCTCACCCTTGGTCCGCTGCACGACGAGGACGTGCTTGACCGGGTGATCGCCCTTGGTGAGCGACTCGTCGACGGCAGCCTTGAGCGGTGCGGGCTTGCCGCGGCGCCACTGACCGTCGGTGGTGACCACGACGGACGCGTCCGCGTCGACGATGCGGGTGTGCAGCGCGTCGGCGGAGAAGCCACCGAAGATCACCGAGTGCGGTGCGCCGAGTCGAGCGCACGCGAGCATCGTGAAGATCGTTTCGGGGATCATCGGCATGTAGATCGCGACCCGATCGCCCTTATTGATCCCCAACTCCTGCAACGCATTTGCCGTCTTGGAGACCTCACGCTGCAGGTCGGCGTAGGTGATCGTGCGGGTGTCGCCCTGGTCACCCTCGAAGTGGATGGCGACGCGTTCGCCGTTGCCCGCCTCGACGTGGCGGTCGACGCAATTGTGGGCGACGTTGAGCTGACCGTCGGCGAACCACTTGGCGAACGGAGCGTTGCTCCAGTCGAGGGTCTGTGTGAAGGGCTTGGCCCAGGTGATGCGCTCGCGGGCCTGGTCGGCCCAGAAACCCTCGAAGTCGGCGTCGGCCTGCTCGAACAGTTCTGCCTTGCCGTTGGCCGCAGCAGCGAAGTCCGGGTCGGGTGCGTAGCTGGTCTCGCTCAAAATCCTCATCCTCATCGACGAATTGGGCGGTGGGGGTGGTGTGGCCGCCCGGGTGCTGTGCGGGGTGTGGGGTGCGCCGTGACGCACCCCACACCCAGCTTCCTAGTGATCGATCGCCTCGGCAACCCCGTGTCCGGTCAGGGAACGGACCTCCATCTCGGCGTACTTGGCAGCGTTGAACTCCTTGCTGGTGACGCTGCCGAGCCAGCCGAGGAAGAACCCGACCGGGATCGAGACGATGCCCGGGTTGTCCAGCGGGAACCAGTGGAAGTCGATGTCCGCCGGGAGCATGGACAGCGTCTTGCCCGTCTTCGGATCCGCGCCCTTACCGCTGACGACCGGGCTGAAGATGATCAGGCCGATCGCGGTGATCAGACCGCCGTAGATGCTCCACACCGCGCCGCGGGTGTTGAACCGCTTCCAGAAGAGCGAGTAGAGGATCGTCGGCAGATTCGCGCTGGCCGCGACGGCGAACGCGAGGGCCACCAGGAACGCGATGTTCTGGTCCTTGGCGAGCATGCCACCGCCGATCGCGATGACGCCACCGACGACCGCGGCGATGCGGGCGACCTTGACCTCCGACTCCTGCGTCGCCTTGCCGTGCTTGATCACCTGGTTGTAGATGTCGTGCGCGAAGGTGGCGCTGGTGGTGATCGTCAGGCCAGCGACCACGGCGAGGATCGTCGCGAACGCGATGCCGGACACGATGCCCAGCAGCGGGGAGCCGCCGAGTTCGAATGCGAGCAGGGGGGCCGCTGCGTTGGCCTTTCCGGGAGCGGCGTTGATCTTGTCCGGTCCGACGAGGGCGCCGGCGCCGTAGCCGATGACCAGGGTCAGCAGGTAGAAGGCACCGATGAGCCAGATGGCCCACTCGACCGACTTGCGTGCCTGCTTGCTGGTGGGCACCGTGTAGAAGCGTTGCAGCACGTGCGGCAGACCCGCGGTGCCGAGCACCAGAGCCAGGGCGAGCGAGACGAAGTCGAGCTTGGTCGTGGAGTCCTTGCCGTACTTCAGGCCCGGCGACAGGAGTTTCTCCCCGGCCTTCGGGTTCTCGTTGACCGCGGCCTCGAAGAGCTTGCTGATGTTGAAGCCGTACTTGCCGAGCACCCAGACCGTCATGATGAAGGTCGCCGCGATGAGCAGGACGGCCTTGATCATCTGCACCCAGGTGGTGCCCTTCATGCCGCCGATCATCACGTAGAGCACCATGATGACGCCGACGACGGCGATGACGAGGTTCTGCGCGGTCTCGCCGCTCACACCGAGCAGCAGCGACACCAGGCCACCGGCTCCGGCCATCTGGGCGAGCAGGTAGAAGAACGACACGGCCAGCGCGGACGTCGCAGCGGCCATGCGTACCGGGCGCTGCTTCAGGCGGTACGACAGCACGTCGGCCATCGTGAAGCGTCCGGTGTTGCGCATCAGTTCGGCGACCAGCAGCAGGGCGACGAGCCAGGCGACCAGGAAGCCGATCGAGTACAGGAAGCCGTCGTAGCCCTGCAACACGATGGCGCCGGCGATACCGAGGAACGAGGCCGCCGAGAGGTAGTCACCGGCGATCGCGATGCCGTTCTGCTTGCCGGAGAACGAGGCGCCACCGGTGTACATCTGGCCCGCGGTCTTGGTGCCGGACGCGACCTTGACCACGATCGTCAACGTGACCAGGACGAAGACGGCGAAGATCGCGATGTTCAGGACGGGGCTGCCGACCTGGTCGGCCGCGGCGAGACTGATCAGTTGAGTGCCCATCAGAAGTCCTTGTCGCCGGCGAGGCGGGCACCGATGGCGTCGGCGCGCGGGTCGAACTCACGGTTGGCCCAGCGGGCGTACATGAACGTGATGGCGAACGTCGTCACGAACTGTCCCAGGCCCATCAGGATGCCGATGTTGATGTTGCCGATCACCTTCGTGCCCATGAATCCGGGCGCGTAGATCGACAGCAGGACGAACAGGAAGTACCACGCCAGGAAGAAGGCCGTGACGGGGAAGACGAATGCGCGGAACTTCTTGCGAAGTTCGGCGAACTCGGGGGACTGCTGGACCGCGATGAAGCGATCGTCGACCTTCGGAGCACCGTCGTTGCTCACCGAGTCACCTCCGGTTTCGGGTATGGACTGCCACACGGGGAACCGTGTGATCGGTGTCACATACTTTCTTCCTGCGGGTTCCGGTTCGCCACCGCTTCCGGGCGTGCTGCGCCGGACGGGTCGCACGGTTCGGCGTGCGGAATCGACTCGTGCGGCGAGCGGTTCGGGTGCTGCGCCGAACGGCGGGACGCTTTCGTCAGTCGGCGACGGCTTCGGGCACGTGCAACCTGGCCATGATGCGTCCGGTCGAGGCCGGGACGCTGTTCGGCGTGGCGAGCGAGACGACGACCATCACGAACACCGCGAGGGGCGTCGTCCACGCCGCCGGTGCGGTCAGCAACTGTCGCGCGAGACCCTCGGTCCCGACGCCTCCGGCCAGCACCACTGCGGCGCAGGCGCCCGTCGTGAAGCCGCCGGTGAGCACTCCGGCGATCGCGCCGGCGCGGGAGAGGCTGCGCCACCACACACCGAGCACCACCAGCGGCGCGAAGGTGGCGGCCGCGATCGCGAATGCGTAACCGACGACCATCGAGATGCCGAACGGGCTACGCAGGACCGCGGCGGTGAACGGCACGAGCATCGCGAACATCACTGCGAAACGGAAGGATTGACTCGGCTTCACGCTGGGGTGACGGCGACGCACCAACGGTCGGACGATGTCCTGATCGAGGACGCCGGCGACCGCCATCAGCAGGCCGCTCGCGGTGGACAGGAATGCAGCGAACGCTCCCGCGGCAAGCAGGGCCGACAACAGATCGCCGACGCCGCCGGGCAGGACGGCGCCGGGCAGCCGGAGCACCATCGTGTCCCGCATCCCAGGTGCGTCGCCAGGCAGGTAGATGCGTCCGAGCCAGCCGTAGATCGGCGGCCAGACGTAGAACATGCCCAGCAGGGCAAGCACCGCCACGGTCGTTCGGCGGGCCTCCCGGCCGGTCGCATTGGTGTAGAAGCGCACGACGACGTGGGGCAGACCCATGCTGCCCAGGCACAACGCGATCAGCAGGCTGTAGGTCGCGTAGAGGTTGTCGGTGTTCGCGGACGCGGTGAGCGGGTCCCACCAGTCGGTGCCGGCAGGCGCCGAGGGACGGTCGTCGCGCAGCCACACGCCGAGCATCACGAACGCGGGGACGACAAGCGCAGTCAGTTTGAGCCAGTACTGAGCCGCCTGGACGAGCGTGACCGACCGCATCCCGGCGAGCGCGACATTGAACGTGACGAGCACGGTGACCAGGGTGCTGCCGACCCAGCGGGGCCATCCGGTGACGTGGTTGAGCACCAGGCCCGCGCCCTGGAGTTGGGGGATGAGGTAGAGCCAGCCGATGCCGACCACGAACACTGAGCAGACCCTGCGCGCGGCCTTCGACTCCAGTCGCAGCTGAGCGAAGTCGGGCAGTGTGTACGCCCCACTGCGACGCAGCGGTGCAGCGACGAGGACGAGCAGGACGAGGTAGCCGATGGTGTAACCGACGGGGAGCCACAGCGTGTCCAGGCCGTTGTCGTACATCAGCGCTGCGACACCGAGGAAGCTTGCCGCAGAAAGGTATTCACCACCGATGGCACTCGCGTTGCGCCAGGGGGAGACCGTTCGCCCGGCGACGTAGAAGTCGCTGGTGCCGCGGGTGAACCGCAATCCGACCAGGCCGAGACCGGAGGTGAGTACGCAGACCGTCGCGATCGCGACGAGCGACCAGGTGGAGGTCACCGCCTGCTCACCGGTCGGGTCACCATCGTCGTGAACTCCAGCTCCAACCGCTCCGATGCGCGGACGTACTGGCGGGCGATCAGCACCGCCGCGGGGTAGACGAGCACACCGAGCACCCACCAGGCGAACGGCACCCCGGCGAACGTGACATGCCGGGTTGCCGGCACGAAGTGGAACAGCAACGGCAGGCCGCCGAGACTGACGATTCCCACGGCGAGGACTCGCAATGCGAGCCGCAGTTGGGCACGCATCAAGCCCTCGACGTACACCTCACCGAGTTCGGTCTGCGAGTTGATCTCGTCGCGCAGGCTCTGGCCGGCCGGGTTGCCGGTCGGCGCGCGGGAACTGGTGATGCGGACGCGTGGCGCCGCGTGCTCCATCAGATCTCTCCACGCTGCAACAGGTGCTGCCGCAGTTCGCGGGTGTGCCGGCGGCTGACCTGCAGTGAGGTGCCGTCGACGGTGACCGAGCAGCGCCCGTCGTCCATGTGCAGCTCGGACACGAAGCGGGTACAGACGAGCGTGGAGCGGTGGATACGGACAAATCCTGCTGCGGCCCAACGCTCCTCGAGTGTGTTCAGCGGGATCCGGACGAGGTGGGTGCCGTCCGGTGTGTGCAGTTCGGCGTAGTCGCCCATCGCCTGGACGTACCGGACGTCGGAACGCAGGATGAAACGCGTGACACCGCCGCGTTCGACGGGGATGCGTTCGCCCTCGGGTTCGGCCTGAGCTGCGGTGGCTCCGACGCATTTGCCGACCGCCTGTGCGAGACGTTCAGGTCTGACCGGTTTCATCACGTAGTCGACGACGTCGATCGCGAAGGCGTCGACGGCGTACTCGTCGTAGGCGGTCACCAGGACCACCTGCGGGCGCTGCGGCAGCCGGGCGATGACGCGGGCCAGTTGCATGCCGTCCAGGCCCGGCATGTTGATGTCGCTGAACACGACGTCCACGGGGGTGAAGTCGAGCAGGTCGAGTACTTCGCCGCCGCTGGCCGCCTGCAGGACCGTGCCGATGCGCTCGTCCTGGTCGAGCAGCCAGGCGAGTTCCGACCGGGTAGGTGCCTCGTCGTCGACGACGAGCACGGACAGGGGTGCTGCGGACATGGGGTAAACCTAGGCCTCGGGCGCGAATTTGGGCACCCTGAAACTCACCTTCATGCCTGAGCCGCGAGCTGTCTCGATGACGAGGCCATGGTCGTCCCCGTAGGTCTGTCGCAGGCGCGCGTCGACGTTGCCCAGTCCGACCGACCCGCTGCGCCCGTGCCCGTCGAGCACCTGCCTGATGCGTTCGGGTTCGGCTCCGACACCGTCGTCCTCGACGCTGATCTCTGCTTCAGGCCCGATGTCCCGAACGGTGAGCGTGACCGTGCCGGTGCCCGCCTTCGGGGCCAGGCCGTGCCGGACGGCGTTCTCGACCAGCGGTTGGATGGCCAGGTAGGGCACACGGACCGCGAGCACCTCGGGCGCGACCTTCATCCGCAGTTGCAGGCGCTCGCCGAAGCGAGCTTGTTCGAGCACGAGGTAGCGCTCGACGTTGCGCATCTCCTCGGCGAGCGTGGCGGTCGCGCCGCCCTGGCGCAGGGCGTAGCGGGTGAAGTCGGCGAACTCCAGCAGCAGTTCGCGGGCGCGGTCGGGGTCGGTGCGCACGAACGAGGCGATCGCGCCGAGGCTGTTGTAGATGAAGTGGGGGCTGATCTGGGCCCGGAGGGCCCGCAGTTCGGCTTCCATGGCGCGGGTGCGGTCGGCCGAGAGGTCGGCGAGCTCGACCTGGGTCGCGATCCAGCCGGCGACCTCCTCGGTGGCCCGGGCCAGCCCGGCGCTCGGCTGTTCGCCGCACGCGACCAACTGCCCGACGACGGTGTCGCGCACCCGGATCGGGGCCAGAACCGCCGTTCGCACCGGACAGTCCGGGTCGTCGCAGTCGAGGGTCGTGATGACCGCGACCTTGCCGTCACCGAGGTGCTCGGCCGCGGCTTCGTGCACCTCGGCCCGGTGGTGGTCGCCGACACCGTCCCACGCCAGGACCTCTCGGCTGCCGGTGAGCGCGAGGGCGGGCGTGGCCAGGAGTTCGCGCAGGTGAGGGAGTGCCCGTCGGGCCGTCTCCTGGTCGAGTCCGTCACCGAGGTGCCGTCCGGCGAGGGACGCCGTGTGCAGGGTTTCGTACGTCGCCCGGTCGCGTTCACTGACGAAACCTCGTTGCAGATTGCGGCGGCGCAGCACCTGCCACAGCAACAGGATCACCAGCGCAGCACCGATCGCGAGGACGATCGTCACGGGCTCCGGGCTGGTCATTCGGCGAGCGTAGGCGCCGAGCAGCGTCCGAGGGCGGATATCCCCGCGACATGCGAACGGCCACCGCCTGCGGCGCAGTCGGTGGCCGTTCGAGAAAGCGCCCCCTGCAGGATTCGAACCTGCGCTCCCGCCTCCGGAGGGCGGTGCTCTATCCCCTGAGCTAAGGGGGCCCAGCAGCCGCCAACCGTATCAGCAGCAACGAGAATCCCTCGCATCGGTGCCGTTCCGAAGAGAGCCGGCGGCGAATCATGGCGATGTTCGGTGGTGAGGTCTTGGACGACACGGAAGACGCCGTCCGGCCACACGAATCATTGACCTGGATGAACCTGCCCGAGGGCATGGTCCGGTTGATCGCGGACCTGTCACCATTACAAGAACGCCTCGGCTGCTTGACGGATCCGATGTCATTGGCCGGCGTAGCGGTCGATGACGATCGCGGCCCAACGCAATTGCCCGGTCGGTTCGCACCGTCCACTTTCTGAGTGATCCCGCGAGCCGGCTGCGCCCATCGGTAGCGTTGGCGCCGATGAACGCAGCTCAGACTCCGGTCTTCTCCCGCAACACCACCCGCACCCAGGACGGGTCGTTCGCCGTCGCCGGACGCGACGTCCGTGACCTCGCTCGAGACTTCGGCACACCCGCCTACCTCGTCGATGTCGATGACGCGCGCTCGCGCGCTCGGGAGTACCGGGACGAGTTCGCCCGAGCCTTCCGCGGCATCGGCACCGAATGCGACGTGTACTACGCCGGCAAGGCGTTCCTCTCGGTCGCCATGGCGAAGTTGGTGCACGTGGAAGGTCTGCGACTGGACGTGTGCAGCGGCGGCGAACTCGCGGTCGCGGTCCGGGCAGGAGTGCCCGGCGAGTTGATCGGCGTGCACGGCAACAACAAGTCGGTGCACGAGATCGACGCAGCCCTGGCGTACGGCGTCGGACGCATCGTCGTCGATTCCTTCGAGGAGATCGAACGGGTCGCGGACGCGGCCGCCCGAATCGGCGTGATTGCGAAGGTGATGCTGCGGGTGAAGACCGGCGTCGAAGCCCACACCCACGAGTTCATCGCCACCGCTCACGAGGACCAGAAGTTCGGGTTCAGCATCGAAGGCCAAGTGGCCGAGGCGGTCCGGAAAGTTCTGGCACGTGACGAGCTCCGACTGCTCGGTTTCCACTCCCACATCGGCTCCCAGATCTTCGAGTCGGACGGTTTCGCGGTTGCCGCCGAAAGGCTGATCGGGCTGCAGCTAGCGGTCGCGAAGGAGCACGGCGTCACGCTTCCCGAACTCGACCTCGGCGGCGGGTTCGGCATCGCCTACCTGCCGAGTGATGTTCCGCTCGCGCCGTCGGTCATGGCCGACCAATTGGCTTCCATCGTCCAGAAAGCTTGTGTCGCAGCCGGAACCGAGGTTCCGCGTATCTCGATCGAGCCGGGCCGGTCGATCATCGGTCCGGCCGGTATGACGCTGTACACGGTCGGCACCGTGAAGCAGGTCGTCGTCGACGACCAACTCACCCGCACCTACGTCGCGGTCGACGGTGGCATGAGCGACAACGCACGTCCGGTGCTCTACGACGCCGAGTACCACTGCGAGATCGCCGGCCGGCATGCCGAAGCGACTGCTCAGAGCCGGGTGGTCGGCAAACACTGCGAGTCGGGCGACATCGTCGTGCGAGATGTGTTGCTGCCGAGCGATATTCGCGCGGATGACCTGGTGCTGGTGGCTGCGACCGGCGCCTACTGCCGTTCGCTGGCGAGCACCTATAACCACGTGCCGCGTCCGCCGGTCATTGCGGTCGATGAGGCGGGTGCGCGGCCGTGGGTGCGCCGCGAGACCATTGAGGACCTGTTGTTGCTGGAGAGTGAGTAGTCAGATGTCGGAGTCGGTGCGGATCGCGCTGCTCGGTTGTGGAGTCGTCGGGGGAGCAGTCGCCCGCCGGTTGTCGGAGGCGAAGGACGAGTTCGCTGCTCGAGTGGGTCGCCCGTTGGAGATCGTCGGGGTCGCCGTGCGCGACACCGGAAAGGACCGTTCCGAAACCGGCCTGGACGCCTCCTTGTTCACCACCGACGCCGAGACGTTGGTGACCGAGGCCGACCTGGTGATCGAGCTCATGGGT
This is a stretch of genomic DNA from Yimella lutea. It encodes these proteins:
- a CDS encoding sensor histidine kinase is translated as MTSPEPVTIVLAIGAALVILLLWQVLRRRNLQRGFVSERDRATYETLHTASLAGRHLGDGLDQETARRALPHLRELLATPALALTGSREVLAWDGVGDHHRAEVHEAAAEHLGDGKVAVITTLDCDDPDCPVRTAVLAPIRVRDTVVGQLVACGEQPSAGLARATEEVAGWIATQVELADLSADRTRAMEAELRALRAQISPHFIYNSLGAIASFVRTDPDRARELLLEFADFTRYALRQGGATATLAEEMRNVERYLVLEQARFGERLQLRMKVAPEVLAVRVPYLAIQPLVENAVRHGLAPKAGTGTVTLTVRDIGPEAEISVEDDGVGAEPERIRQVLDGHGRSGSVGLGNVDARLRQTYGDDHGLVIETARGSGMKVSFRVPKFAPEA
- the lysA gene encoding diaminopimelate decarboxylase; protein product: MNAAQTPVFSRNTTRTQDGSFAVAGRDVRDLARDFGTPAYLVDVDDARSRAREYRDEFARAFRGIGTECDVYYAGKAFLSVAMAKLVHVEGLRLDVCSGGELAVAVRAGVPGELIGVHGNNKSVHEIDAALAYGVGRIVVDSFEEIERVADAAARIGVIAKVMLRVKTGVEAHTHEFIATAHEDQKFGFSIEGQVAEAVRKVLARDELRLLGFHSHIGSQIFESDGFAVAAERLIGLQLAVAKEHGVTLPELDLGGGFGIAYLPSDVPLAPSVMADQLASIVQKACVAAGTEVPRISIEPGRSIIGPAGMTLYTVGTVKQVVVDDQLTRTYVAVDGGMSDNARPVLYDAEYHCEIAGRHAEATAQSRVVGKHCESGDIVVRDVLLPSDIRADDLVLVAATGAYCRSLASTYNHVPRPPVIAVDEAGARPWVRRETIEDLLLLESE